The Clavelina lepadiformis chromosome 1, kaClaLepa1.1, whole genome shotgun sequence genome segment TGCTTGATGACTACTGGGGTTAGGATTAGATATGGTAGTAGCTAGTAGAGGTAGACTCGCTAACGTATTTTTGACGGAATACGTCTCCATGGACTGCAGGTAGGCGATTAGTACAGTAGCAGGTAATGTTCATTTTCAGCCTAGGAATATCACAAATGACAGCACCGAACCGATAAAACATTCTTGTTTTTTCGGCAGTTGCCGGTACACAGTACTGGCTAGCCTCAACAGCCAGACTGAGCTGTAGCTTAGCAGCTTAGCAGCTACATTCTGCAGTGTAAATACCCCAACAGAAGCGGGATTAAGGCTATTTAATGTTCCTGTTATACACTTAAGTACGTTTTAATTGTACCTATTACTTGTTGGCCACACAAAGCTAACCTAAATATGTGAGTTAACtctattgtttttattgtgacATAATGAGAACCCAGTTTACGTCGTAACTAACCaacaaatttgtgtttttgttgcttatttatggcaataactgcttaagtACTATAAGTTAACTAGTAGAAATCCTTTctccagtatatttactgacaactaatCTTTGATTTAAGCCCTAATTATTTTTAGACTTGGAGTAACCTGTAGCTAAGCCGAAATAGGGGTAAAAATTCCATATGCAGTTAGATCGATTATAGAAAAGAGAGTGAATATTTCATCGTAAGTAGGTCATGTAGAGTGTTGTTAAacataggcggttaggttagaagAAATACTGGAAGAACTCATTTAccgatttattttattttatgttgttaCGCCATCAAGTATTTTGAGATTGCTTGGATGCATGTagatattacgtcacaattgcgATTGTTGTTTCCAAGCAGAACTTTACCTAGcaattatgaaatattttttggccatttcgcagtacacctgaagaagaaagcttatgcttgcgaaagctcgttttgaaaaatttgaaacagaaTACTAGATGGCATTCTATAGggttaactttaattttaattcttCTACACAAACTTTGGCAAGCATAAGGTTGCTTCATCAGGTGCATACTAACAGATCTTTACAGGGTAAACTTTATTTCTTATTCTTTTACACGAGCTTTCACAAGTTCCATAAACTTGCTTCACCAGGTGTATACTGAGTAACTGAGAGAAAACATTTacatataacatttaagttaggtaaACAAGAAAGTGTGAAAACAACTTTGACTGCACAAAAATAATGGCTGCCAATAGCAAAAGTATCAGtacaaaatatcaacaaagTACCAAACTACTGTTTTGAAACAGTACTGAATATTGTAAccaaagtatttttaaagtaCCGACTACCCACCTATGATCGTattttaactaaacaattaAATCACACAATTCTATTTATGAGAGAggtaaattataattattggTTTACTTGCGACTACAAAATATCTATGGAGTGGTTACATTGATGAAAATTATGCAGTGCTGCAGTTAAGTAGTTGCCATAAGTAGAGTATTATGACTGAAGTTAATTATTACTAACCTGGTGATGAAGATCTCTGCCTTTTTGCTGGTGGCCTTAAAGTCACAAAATTGGTTGGTTGGCAGCGGGAAGGGCTAGACATATCATCACTTGAACTTGTAACTGAATGACTAAAATCACCAGATGAAACAGAATCGCACAGTGATGTAGCCTTTGAATCAGATGATTTTGAGTCAAGTAATGTTGATAGTTTTGGCGATGAGCCAGTTTGTGTGACTGGTGCATACATGAGTGGTGTGCGTTGATTAAGCATAATGGGTTGACCCCACTCATACTTTCCAGGTAGTGGTGCATCAGCAGAAGTATCAAAATTCCACTGTTTGGCAAACCTTGCGCCATCTTTTTTGGCAAGATCATCCCTTTCTTTTGCCAAATCATCATCATCCTGTCTTGGATCACGACCAAAAAGATTTCTTCTAGCAGACCTTGCACTGGGAGCCTTGGTGATAGCTTTGTCTCTCCCAAGTGGTCTGTTATCAGCCATTTTAACTGACCATGTAATTGGTTCTAAACTTGTGTTTCCTCATGTCAGAACAGATCAGATATTATACCTTCCAGGTTTACCCATCTAAAGTCAACAATATTTCATACCATAATTTATagttatatttattttcatgaaTATGTATTTCTTTTGTATGAGGTATAGTACATGACATACAAGGCCATGTTGTAATGTACTATAACTTAAAACAAACTATTTGCACATTGATGCAATTCCAAAACTCAAAGCATACTCaatatacaataaaataattatgatatataatgcgtttttcaataaaataatgcACAATATTGCCTATTATATTAGACACGTGTCTTATCTTTTTATTACTGTATGGCGTACGTACAAAGGATCTTTTGGAAAAAACAGTAGGAGATAGGAATGCCGACAATATCacaattagtttaaaattaataacaatacagtataataaGTATATCATGCTGACTGACTACAtcaaaaggtttcaacttggaaataatttttaaagagATCATATTATAATCTGATTTTGATTGAACTTTGGTTTTACAATGGCTTTTCAGATAAACATTCCTATCATAAACAGGCTGCAACTCTAAATCCTTTTG includes the following:
- the LOC143458654 gene encoding uncharacterized protein LOC143458654 is translated as MADNRPLGRDKAITKAPSARSARRNLFGRDPRQDDDDLAKERDDLAKKDGARFAKQWNFDTSADAPLPGKYEWGQPIMLNQRTPLMYAPVTQTGSSPKLSTLLDSKSSDSKATSLCDSVSSGDFSHSVTSSSDDMSSPSRCQPTNFVTLRPPAKRQRSSSPEHSGKGRIELTPSKP